Within the Paenibacillus pabuli genome, the region TGTTTCGTGTGTGGAGTTGAAAAGGATGAATATAAGGGAGTGAATCGCCTGCCATTTCCTGTAACGGTAATGGACGATAACGAGTTTCCGGTATGATCCAGAGTTCCACCCGGTCCAGCTGAGCTCGCCCCCAAAAATATGCAGGGAAGGCCTCGAGAACAATTTGGACGTTATTGTTCTCGATCACCCGGAACGGCCCACTTCCAATAGGAAAACGTGCAAATTCCCCAGGCGAAAGTATTGAGGAAGAAAGGGGAAGGATTGAAGCACGCGGAGAAGCAAGCAGTTGGGGAAGAAGATGGTAAGGTCGTCTAAGTCTAATCTCAACACAGTAAAGGCCTAATGCTTGAATACAATCCAAAGGAAGCTCAGTCCATTCCGTTCTTCCAAAATTTGTAGACGTTAAACGCTTAAGAGTATAGACAACATCCTTGGCGTTCAATTCGGTATTATCGTGGAAAAGGATCCCTTTTCTTATGTAAAAAGTCCAAGTGGTTCCCTTGTTATTCGTTTCCCAATAATAGGCCACATGAGGAATGATTTCTTCGTCCTCATCGCTCTTCGTAACAAGCGTGTCAAAGAGTTGGCGAGCCATATGCCACTCCGTGCGCCGTAGGGTAAATACAGGATCTAAATTAGGCATATTTCGATAAAAAGGGAGGCGCAGTGTATCTAGTTGATAATTCTCATTCTTATCGACGCGGTAACCATACTGTCCCTCTAGCCAATGTGCAAAACGACCGCGCATTACATCATCTAAGTGATGCTTTTCAAGTAATCGTATTCCATCATGAAACTTTCCTTTAGTCGTTGCTTCCTGGGCGAGTGTAAGCACCACCTCCGCTTCGGAAGTTAATATCGTCAGCGTGGAGTGATTACCTCTTCCACGTCCTGGGGACCAAGTGATCCACCCAGCCGTACACAAACGACGTATGATCCACTTCACATTACGTGGTGTACAGTTCCATATTGTTCCCAGCTCTTGTAAAGTCGTCTTCTGTGAAATCTGCGATTCCAGCTTACCAAATAATTTCTTAAGATTGAAGAAATGTTCTGATAACTGCAAAATATTCACCTCCAAATAAAAGGGGAAGTTTCAGATCGAAAAGTATACTCTTTTTATATCCCTTATTTCAACTACAATCATAGCATACGAACTATAT harbors:
- a CDS encoding ABC transporter substrate-binding protein → MQLSEHFFNLKKLFGKLESQISQKTTLQELGTIWNCTPRNVKWIIRRLCTAGWITWSPGRGRGNHSTLTILTSEAEVVLTLAQEATTKGKFHDGIRLLEKHHLDDVMRGRFAHWLEGQYGYRVDKNENYQLDTLRLPFYRNMPNLDPVFTLRRTEWHMARQLFDTLVTKSDEDEEIIPHVAYYWETNNKGTTWTFYIRKGILFHDNTELNAKDVVYTLKRLTSTNFGRTEWTELPLDCIQALGLYCVEIRLRRPYHLLPQLLASPRASILPLSSSILSPGEFARFPIGSGPFRVIENNNVQIVLEAFPAYFWGRAQLDRVELWIIPETRYRPLPLQEMAGDSLPYIHPFQLHTRNNRPPDIEKVEAGCTYMTFQLNKPGPLQSSDFRRWLCHAANPLHMNDGSSDHTYSEAYSFFPEWSITADRISENEYRNDDRSYLKTESTFLAPPPYHPEQSLSLLTYHILDDSLERNARWFSEQCAKHGIKINVEVREYEDFIRPEIIDAADLVLANAVVDDYPVISFLRLMLDDRHVVRRHLSAEIYQHLSARLRKIENEPELHKRIQMTRETEQWLRNTRAVFFLYHLNQATYYDNRLIGMQTNAYGWADFYRLALRPSNHS